The genomic window CTAATTATAGCGCGGGTTTGGATTGTCGTCGTTTCGCTTGTGGTTTTGGCAGCCTTTTCCAGCCCGATTTGGATTAGGCATATTTAGGTTTCTTGCCCTGTTGCAGGTGTGTCAGTGATCTTCTAGCGACCGCAATGGTTCGGGCGCTGCCCTTCGCATCCATGTCGTTGACGGCTCTCAAAGCTAACGCCGAAGAACCCACGATTGATCGCCCCCGATCGGGCTGCGCAACCCGGACCAGCCGACGCCCGATCGTGCCCTCACGTCGACGCCAAGAAGCGCGTCACTGTCGCCTTTCTAACTTGCTTCGATCTGTCCGCGAATTGGCCCGTGGATACACTGCGTAGCCAGTCGGTGGTTGGCTCGATTCCGTACTCGGTTCCATCCAGTCGGACACATCCGCCCCGACATCACAAGGCGAGACCCTCTCAGCCATCGCCAGGGACTGGCTATCACCGAGGCTCTCTATTCATGCTCAGGTAGGTGGGGTCAAATTCGGCGATTTCCACAAGTTGTTCCCAATCCGAGATAGTGACCGTGTGGTTGACCCAGGTAAAGACGCCTGCCCTGCGCAACGCCGCTATAACGCGGTTCATGTGCACCACCGACAAGCCAAGCACGTCTGCCATTTCGGCCTGCGAGAGCGGGAGATGGAAGCTCATGTTTTTTGTCAGATTTACAACTCGCAACCGCACGAATAGCTCGCAGACGAGATGGGCAAGGTGGGACGTCTTGGACCGGCGCCCCATCGCCACAATCCACTCGCGATGGATAGCGCCGTCGACAAGCGTGTCCAACCATAACATCCGGGTCAGATGCGGCGCATTCTCAGTGATGGTGCGCAGTCGGCTATGCTCGGCGAAAAAGACCCGGCAAGGTGATAGCGCGGTGATCCCGTGGTCCATGGTCTTGAGAAGGAAAGCATGGAGGTCAACGAAGTCTCCCGGCACCTGGAGGGCTGTGAACTGGCGCCCACCGTCCTCCAGCACTTTGTATCGCGCCGCCAGGCCCTCCACCAGCAGGGTGCTGTACGTCGGCCGTGAGCCGGCGGCGACTAGATCCTGTCCCACTGCAAAGCTCCTTCCGGCTGAAACAGCATCGGTAAGGATGACTTTCTCAGCCTCAGAGAGGCAGTCATGTTGTTCAAGTTGCAAAAAAAGGGATTCAAGCATGGCAAGTTCCCAATGGTTGGGGGCGAAAGGATCGAACCCTTGAGCCGGCACAGGCGTGTGGAACCGATTCACACTTTGCCCTCTTTGTCTCGCCAAAGGTCGTCCCGCCACGGATTAGCCGACGCCTTAACTTAAGCAGACAAGTAAACCGCCTCGCGTCATGAAATGGCGACAAGGAGCATGCAAAGCCGACAGTCAAGGTCCGCGACGAAAACGAACTGCAATCTCAAGTGATGCCGTTGTAGTCGAGACGGTCAATAGCCGCCGATCACGGGCAATATCTCCCCGGTGATATAGCTCGAACATTGCGGCGATGCCAGGAACACATAGGCCGGTGCGATC from Mesorhizobium sp. AR02 includes these protein-coding regions:
- a CDS encoding Crp/Fnr family transcriptional regulator, which translates into the protein MLESLFLQLEQHDCLSEAEKVILTDAVSAGRSFAVGQDLVAAGSRPTYSTLLVEGLAARYKVLEDGGRQFTALQVPGDFVDLHAFLLKTMDHGITALSPCRVFFAEHSRLRTITENAPHLTRMLWLDTLVDGAIHREWIVAMGRRSKTSHLAHLVCELFVRLRVVNLTKNMSFHLPLSQAEMADVLGLSVVHMNRVIAALRRAGVFTWVNHTVTISDWEQLVEIAEFDPTYLSMNREPR